Sequence from the Methanocorpusculum vombati genome:
CCGATGGAAGAGGCGAAAGCCTCCGCACTTCTTGCTTCGTTTGGTGCGGGATACGAGGTTCTCGCATATACCGGTATTACTGATATCACCGTTTCCCGCAACCGGTCTCCCGGACGCGGCGGCTGGAGCCAGAACCGGTACGTACGGAAGATGCACGGGGCTGTCCGCACCCATGCCCGCGAGATTGAGATGAAACTGGTCTCCGCAAATCTTGAGTACTCCATGACCGTTCGCCGCGCCTTCGGCGGGGAAAGCCGGGTGGTCTTCACGGTCTATGCTCCGCGCGAGCAGATCCCGGTATCTCCTTCCCGGGGCGGCGATGCACAGATACGCATTGCCGGACGCAGACGCGACAAGATTGCATTCCAGCCGCTGACGAAAAAGCCCCGGTACCTGATCGTCGGAATCGATCCCGGAACCACTATCGGTATTGCAGCCCTTGATCTGGATGGAAATCTTGTCTATCTTGCAAGTACCCGGCTCTTCTCCGCAGCCGATCTGACCCGCGAGATTGCGGATTTGGGAAAACCGCTCATCATTGCATCCGACAAAGCCGAGATGCCGTTCGGTGTGGAGAAGATCCGGCGCGCTTTTTCGGCGGTTGCCTGGAATCCGAAAAAAGATATCCTGATCAAGGAGAAGTATGTCCTTGCCGCAGGCCGGGAGTTCAAAAATGATCACGAGCGCGATGCGCTCTCGGCGGCGGTATATGCGTACCGGACCTACAGGAACAAGTTTGAAAGTATTCTGAAACGGGCTCCCGCAGGGGTTGATACCGATGAGCTTCGGGCGCAGATTGTGCGGGGACTTTCCCTGGAGCAGGCGCTGTCCCGCATCAGCGGGACTGTGCCTGCGGAAGTCGCGGATGCGGCAGAGCAAGAAGAGCTGCCGGAGATCATCTTTGACGAGCGGGACGAGCGTATCACCCGGCAGGAGGAGACTATCCGGCGGCTGCGAACACTTGCAGAAACTCTTTCCCGCGAATCTGCCGGAAAGGATAAGACAATTTCGGCACTCCACCGGAAACTGAATGCGGAGCGGGAAGAGCGGTACGCTGAGCTGCTTGCCGCAGGCGAGATTGCCGAACGTGACCGCGAGATTGCAACGGTGAAAAAACAGCTCCGAAAGGAGGAGCGGCGGTGCAAAAATCTGCGGATACGGCTGGATCGGATGAAGCGGTATGTGTCGTTACAGGCAGGCGAGGGGTGTTCTGCGCTGAAGGTTCTGCCGCTGCTTGCACGCGATGCGGTCCGGGTGCTTGATGAGGAGATGGGAATCGGCGAAGAGGATCTGCTGTATGTTCTGAAGGTTGACGGGTGGGGGAAGTCGGTTGTCCGCGAGCTTGCCGAGGCGCGGGTGAAGGCGGTGATTCTGCCGCGGCAGGTGTATATACGGGCGCAGGAACAGCATCTGATTGAGGAGTTCCGGGACGCGGGTCTGCCGGTTCTTTCCGGTGCGGATCTCTCACCCCGCGTCAAAGGAAAGATCGGTGTGGCGGATACTGCGGCCCTTGAAGATGCTCTTGCTGCCTGGCATACTTCGCAGACGGTTTTTTCCCGGGAGAGGAAAGCGGCGGTGATTGATTCGATGGTCCGGGAGTATCAGGTAGAGCGGGTGCGGGAGGTGCGGGAACTCGGTATCGATCCTGCAACGGTTGTTCCCGAACGCTATCTGAGAACGATGCTTCCGCCGAAGGAAAAAGAGCCGGCAAGAACCGTTGTCAGAAAACCCGCAGAGAAAAAGACTGAGCAGACGGCTGCACCGAAAACACCTGTGCTGCCCTCCCCGGATGCTGAGGAAAAACCGCCGGAGCCGGCGGAGGAACAAAAGACAGCCGCGCCCGATCTGCTGACGGCGGTTCTTGCAGAGTACAGAGAAAAGAGAAAGAAAGAGATCTCCGGTGATACATGATGGATGACAGACAACTGCTGGAAACAATCCGCGACCTGATCGGCCGCGATGAAACGAGTGACGACTGCGCAGCATTTCCCTTTGACAACGGACGAAAAGTTCTGGTGTCAACAACCGATATGCTGCATAAGAAAACTGATTTTCCGCGCAGGATGACGCCCTGGCAGATGGGGTGGATGAGTGCTGCGGCAAGTCTTTCTGATATTGCAAGCTGCGGCGCGCAGCCGACGCAGGTACTGGTTGCGGTCGGTCTTGACCGGCCGGAACGGCTGCGGCCAATTATGGAGGGTGCGGTTGCCTGTACCAGAGCCTGCGGTGCTGTGGTTGCGGGCGGCGATATTGACAGCCATACGGAGCTGACCATTGTGACAACCGCATTCGGTATTGTGGAGAAAGAGTATTACTGTACCCGATCGGGAGCGAAGGCCGGGGATCTGGTCTGCGTCA
This genomic interval carries:
- a CDS encoding DUF460 domain-containing protein; this translates as MSGRIFGIDIIRGSVRSGTLRPHYALVRVEDGAVISEEKNVTRFRLMRYIRAEQPEILAVDSIQEIAQGTADLYAFLAELPAGTKLVQVTGDGVKMETLPRAAARYNLSFDKQNPMEEAKASALLASFGAGYEVLAYTGITDITVSRNRSPGRGGWSQNRYVRKMHGAVRTHAREIEMKLVSANLEYSMTVRRAFGGESRVVFTVYAPREQIPVSPSRGGDAQIRIAGRRRDKIAFQPLTKKPRYLIVGIDPGTTIGIAALDLDGNLVYLASTRLFSAADLTREIADLGKPLIIASDKAEMPFGVEKIRRAFSAVAWNPKKDILIKEKYVLAAGREFKNDHERDALSAAVYAYRTYRNKFESILKRAPAGVDTDELRAQIVRGLSLEQALSRISGTVPAEVADAAEQEELPEIIFDERDERITRQEETIRRLRTLAETLSRESAGKDKTISALHRKLNAEREERYAELLAAGEIAERDREIATVKKQLRKEERRCKNLRIRLDRMKRYVSLQAGEGCSALKVLPLLARDAVRVLDEEMGIGEEDLLYVLKVDGWGKSVVRELAEARVKAVILPRQVYIRAQEQHLIEEFRDAGLPVLSGADLSPRVKGKIGVADTAALEDALAAWHTSQTVFSRERKAAVIDSMVREYQVERVREVRELGIDPATVVPERYLRTMLPPKEKEPARTVVRKPAEKKTEQTAAPKTPVLPSPDAEEKPPEPAEEQKTAAPDLLTAVLAEYREKRKKEISGDT
- the thiL gene encoding thiamine-phosphate kinase: MMDDRQLLETIRDLIGRDETSDDCAAFPFDNGRKVLVSTTDMLHKKTDFPRRMTPWQMGWMSAAASLSDIASCGAQPTQVLVAVGLDRPERLRPIMEGAVACTRACGAVVAGGDIDSHTELTIVTTAFGIVEKEYYCTRSGAKAGDLVCVTGRPGSAQAALDGCSGYWENLVMPKPQVFTGQRIARAGASAMMDVSDGLAVSLYDMGEASDVGFVLRESLPLLPIADAKKYFLYGGGDYGLLFTIPREKFVRMDVPVSVIGEVVEEPGVFLGEEPVEKLGYAHVWN